A window of Aeromicrobium duanguangcaii genomic DNA:
GCGATCGCCACCGACTCGCGCGTGGCCTTCGGCCCCCAGCGCCCGAAGCTGGTGTTCATCAACTTCCCGGCCAACCCGCACGGCCGCGTGGTCGGCCGCGAGCACCTGAAGGCGTGGGTCGACTACTGCCGCGAGTCCGGGGCTCTGCTGGTCAGCGACGAGTGCTACCTGGAGTTCGTCTGGGAGGGCGAGCCGGTCTCCGTGCTCGACCCCGAGGTCAACGGCGGCTCGCTGGACGGGATCATCGCGCTGCACTCGCTGTCGAAGCGCTCCAACATGGCCGGGTACCGCGACGCCTTCGTCGTGGGCGATCGCACGGTGATCGCGGAGCTGCTCGCCGTGCGCAAGCACCTCGGCTTCATGCTGCCCACCCCGGTCGCCGCCGCCATGCAGGCCGCTTTGGGCGACGACGCCCACGTCGACGAGCAGCGCGAGCGGTACGCCCGACGCCGCGCGACCCTGCGCACGGCCCTCGAGGGTGCGGGATTCCGCATCGACCACTCGCAGGGCTCGCTGTACCTCTGGGCCACGCGTGACGAGCCGTGCCGCGAGACGGTGCAGTGGCTGGCCGAGCGCGGCATCCTGGTCGCTCCGGGTGACTTCTACGGCGCCACGGGCACGCGCCACGTGCGCTTCGCGTTCACCGCGACGGACGAGCGCATCGCCGCCGTGGCCGAGCGCCTGGCCTGATCATCGGGGCAGCTCGACGGCGTCGAGGGCCAGCAGCACGCTGCCCACGCAGGACGGCCGCTCGTCCAGCTCCGACGCCGTGACCCGCACCTGACGGGCGACCGGGGTCAGCGCATGGCGGCGCATCGACGCGCGGACCTCGTCGAGCAGGACGTCGCCGGCCGCGGCCAGCTCGCCGCCGATCACGACGACCTCGGGCCCCAGCAGGTTCGCCACCGTGGCGACCGCCTCGCCCAGGTGCCGGCCCGCGTCCTCGATCAGCCGACGCGCGCCCTGGTCGCCGTGCAGCGCTCTCTCGACGAAGCCGGGCACGTCGACCTCGCCGCCCATCGGGGCGAACTGCGCGATCAGCGCGGCGCCGCCGACGTAGGCCTCGAGGCAGCCGCGGCTGCCGCACCGGCACAGGGGACCGGACTCGTCCATCGTGAGGTGGCCCAGCTCGCCGGCGGTGCCCAGGCCGCCGTGGTGGACCCGGCCGCCGAGGACCAGACCGCAGCCCACACCGGACGCGATCTTGATGTAGACGAGGTCCTCGTGGCCCCGTCCGGCGCCACGGGTCCACTCGGCCAAGGCGCTCAGGTTCGCGTCGTTGTCCACGACGACGGGGCACTCGAAGGCCTTCTCGGCAGCTGACCGGGCGTCGACGCCGACCCAGCCGGGCAGGATCGAGCCGGAGTCGATGATGCCGTCGCGGCCGATGGGCGCGGGGATGGCCATCCCCACCGCCCGCAGGTCGTCGTGGGTGAGTCCGCCATCGCCGAGCAGGTCGTCGATCATCTGTCGGGCGAGGTCCAGCGCGTGATCACTCGAGGCGTCCGGCGCCAGCGGCACGACGCGCGCGGCCCGGATGTGCCCGGCGAGGTCGGCCAGGGCGACCTGCAGGTGCGAGTGGCCGAAGTCGACGCCGGCCACGACGCCCGCGCCGGGGGAGACGGTCACGATCGCGCCCCGGCGGCCCGATCCGGCCTGGGAGTCCAGG
This region includes:
- the dapC gene encoding succinyldiaminopimelate transaminase — encoded protein: MGHASVSGRFPDFPWDTIAEAKARAAEHPGGLVDLSIGTPVDPTPEVARQALIAAADSPGYPTVLGPESLRRSVGDWLDRRFSIPGIGTDEVLATIGSKELIANLCVQLGLGSGDVVGLPETAYPTYAVSAAYAGATAIATDSRVAFGPQRPKLVFINFPANPHGRVVGREHLKAWVDYCRESGALLVSDECYLEFVWEGEPVSVLDPEVNGGSLDGIIALHSLSKRSNMAGYRDAFVVGDRTVIAELLAVRKHLGFMLPTPVAAAMQAALGDDAHVDEQRERYARRRATLRTALEGAGFRIDHSQGSLYLWATRDEPCRETVQWLAERGILVAPGDFYGATGTRHVRFAFTATDERIAAVAERLA
- a CDS encoding ROK family transcriptional regulator, with the translated sequence MPTGPRTTAALRASNQSRVVRVVREAGGLSQAEIARLTQLAPATVSGIIRELVDAGFLDSQAGSGRRGAIVTVSPGAGVVAGVDFGHSHLQVALADLAGHIRAARVVPLAPDASSDHALDLARQMIDDLLGDGGLTHDDLRAVGMAIPAPIGRDGIIDSGSILPGWVGVDARSAAEKAFECPVVVDNDANLSALAEWTRGAGRGHEDLVYIKIASGVGCGLVLGGRVHHGGLGTAGELGHLTMDESGPLCRCGSRGCLEAYVGGAALIAQFAPMGGEVDVPGFVERALHGDQGARRLIEDAGRHLGEAVATVANLLGPEVVVIGGELAAAGDVLLDEVRASMRRHALTPVARQVRVTASELDERPSCVGSVLLALDAVELPR